In Kordiimonas pumila, a single genomic region encodes these proteins:
- a CDS encoding DUF1467 family protein, with the protein MNIATVILVYVVSWWLVFFAALPVGVRSQHESEEGVTNGTEPGAPTNPNLKKKMLYTTVIAAFITVGYYFFQDSGLVNFRQHID; encoded by the coding sequence ATGAATATTGCAACAGTTATATTAGTATATGTAGTTTCCTGGTGGCTGGTGTTTTTTGCGGCACTGCCTGTTGGTGTTCGGTCGCAGCATGAAAGTGAAGAGGGCGTTACTAATGGTACAGAGCCGGGTGCGCCGACAAATCCGAACCTGAAGAAGAAGATGCTCTATACAACGGTGATTGCTGCCTTCATTACAGTTGGTTATTATTTCTTTCAGGATTCAGGCCTTGTAAACTTTAGACAGCATATCGACTAA
- the mce gene encoding methylmalonyl-CoA epimerase has translation MIGRLNHVAIVVPDLDAAVKQYRDVLGADVSSPLDLPDHGVTTVFVNLPNTKIELLLPFGENSPIAKFLENNPSGGMHHVCYEVDDILVARDKLIAEGARVLGNGEPKTGAHGKPVLFLHPKDFSGTLVEIEQV, from the coding sequence ATGATTGGTAGATTAAACCATGTTGCTATTGTTGTACCAGATTTGGATGCTGCGGTAAAACAGTATAGGGATGTACTGGGGGCTGATGTCTCTTCCCCTCTTGATTTACCAGACCACGGTGTGACGACAGTATTTGTGAATCTGCCTAATACCAAGATTGAGTTGCTTTTGCCTTTTGGGGAAAACTCGCCTATTGCCAAGTTTTTGGAGAATAACCCAAGTGGTGGAATGCACCATGTTTGTTACGAGGTGGATGATATTCTGGTTGCGCGGGATAAATTGATAGCAGAAGGCGCACGTGTACTTGGTAATGGTGAGCCTAAAACCGGTGCGCACGGTAAACCGGTTTTATTTCTACACCCAAAAGACTTCAGTGGAACACTCGTTGAAATAGAACAGGTTTGA
- the proS gene encoding proline--tRNA ligase: protein MRLSRYFLPTLKETPAEAQIASHRLMLRAGMIRQGAAGIYSWLPLGQRVLKKIEQIVREEQDRAGALEVLMPTIQSAELWMESGRYDDYGKEMLRIEDRHGRAMLYGPTNEEMITDIFRREVRSYRDLPKNLYHIQWKFRDEIRPRFGVMRGREFLMKDAYSFDLTAEDGVNSYNAMFVAYLRTFARLGLKAIPMQADTGPIGGDLSHEFLVIADTGESEVYFEESFTTMSAPEALDTDSAGLQAIVDSWTTPYAATEEKYDPATCPVSSEKLIKGRGIEVGHIFFFGEKYSAPMNATVQGPDGDTVTVQMGSYGIGVSRLVGAIIEASHDDNGIIWPESVAPFRVGLLNLGTKSEECTSFCDTLYNDLQAAGIEVLYDDTSAGAGAKFANMDLIGLPWQIAVGPRGLQNGVVELKNRATGEKVELNPLDALAKLKV, encoded by the coding sequence ATGCGTTTAAGTCGCTATTTTTTGCCTACCTTGAAGGAAACACCTGCTGAGGCACAGATTGCATCACACCGCCTTATGCTCCGTGCAGGGATGATCCGCCAGGGTGCGGCCGGTATATATTCATGGTTGCCTCTTGGTCAGCGTGTGCTGAAAAAGATCGAGCAGATTGTGCGCGAAGAACAGGACCGTGCGGGGGCACTTGAAGTGCTGATGCCGACAATCCAGTCAGCTGAGTTGTGGATGGAAAGCGGCCGCTATGATGATTATGGCAAGGAAATGCTGCGTATTGAAGACCGGCATGGCAGGGCAATGTTATATGGCCCGACAAATGAGGAGATGATCACAGATATTTTCCGGCGCGAAGTAAGGTCATACCGCGATCTCCCGAAAAACCTTTATCATATCCAGTGGAAGTTCCGGGATGAAATCAGGCCACGCTTTGGTGTTATGCGCGGACGTGAATTTCTTATGAAAGATGCTTACAGTTTTGACCTGACAGCAGAAGACGGCGTAAATTCCTATAATGCCATGTTTGTAGCCTATTTGCGCACATTCGCGCGCCTTGGCCTTAAGGCAATTCCGATGCAGGCCGATACAGGACCAATTGGCGGTGATTTGTCGCATGAGTTTTTGGTTATTGCGGATACCGGCGAAAGTGAAGTGTATTTTGAAGAAAGCTTTACAACAATGAGCGCACCAGAAGCACTGGATACAGACAGTGCTGGTTTGCAGGCTATTGTTGATAGCTGGACTACACCGTATGCGGCGACAGAAGAGAAATATGACCCTGCAACGTGCCCTGTATCAAGTGAAAAGCTTATTAAAGGACGCGGTATTGAAGTGGGGCATATCTTTTTCTTTGGTGAAAAATATTCTGCCCCGATGAATGCAACGGTGCAAGGCCCTGACGGTGATACGGTTACTGTGCAAATGGGGTCATATGGTATTGGGGTATCGCGGCTTGTGGGTGCAATTATTGAAGCGAGCCATGATGATAATGGCATTATTTGGCCAGAATCTGTGGCGCCGTTTCGTGTGGGCTTGCTTAATCTTGGTACAAAAAGTGAAGAATGCACAAGCTTTTGCGATACACTGTATAATGACCTGCAAGCAGCTGGCATTGAGGTTCTGTATGATGATACCAGTGCTGGGGCTGGTGCAAAGTTTGCCAACATGGACCTTATTGGATTGCCGTGGCAAATTGCGGTTGGACCACGTGGCCTTCAAAACGGTGTTGTTGAGCTGAAAAACCGGGCAACAGGCGAAAAAGTGGAACTTAACCCACTAGATGCGCTTGCAAAGCTGAAAGTGTAA
- a CDS encoding ribonuclease J, with amino-acid sequence MKKNDNRLLFLPLGGCGEIGMNLNLYGHKGYWLMVDCGMMFADSYSPGVDLVFPDPGFIESEGNRLAGMMLTHGHEDHIGAIPHLWKRFKCPLYATAFTAELIIDKLKEAGIEDEVPLTIVEPHIDIEVGPFSVRYVPLAHSIAEGHGLVIKTEVGTLFHTGDWKLDKTPLIGPVCPSDLLTDLGTDGVLALICDSTNVFNTSESGSEATVRDNLIELVSGLKGRVVITTFASNVARMDTIGAVAKATGRSLALMGRSMQRVLKAGRATGYLQDMPNLVGEEYIDDLPADKVLIACTGCQGEPRAALARIAKDDHRNVRLAAGDNVIFSSKIIPGNDLSLGQLFNQLAEKKINIITEKDEFIHVSGHPGQPELAQMYEWTKPMAVIPVHGEGRHLMRQAKFAKEKGIKHTIVPRNGDIIDISTSGLLKIDEVPVGRLVLDGNRVIDIDDMAITERRRAASNGFITVSLVFDRKDALAAEPAIAILGLPQGHDDVFYDGLLAEVETGIDRMRARDRQDDTNVEEVVRIAARRFCRKEIGKNPGVATLITRYEDMAI; translated from the coding sequence ATGAAAAAAAATGACAACCGTTTGCTGTTCCTGCCACTAGGCGGTTGCGGTGAAATAGGCATGAACCTTAATCTATACGGTCACAAGGGTTACTGGCTGATGGTTGACTGCGGTATGATGTTTGCCGACAGTTATAGCCCAGGTGTTGATCTGGTATTTCCTGACCCCGGTTTTATTGAGAGCGAAGGCAATAGGCTTGCAGGCATGATGCTGACACATGGTCATGAAGACCATATTGGCGCTATTCCTCATCTTTGGAAACGATTTAAATGCCCACTTTACGCAACAGCTTTTACCGCAGAGCTTATTATTGATAAGCTAAAAGAAGCGGGTATTGAAGATGAAGTGCCCCTGACAATTGTTGAACCTCATATTGATATAGAGGTAGGGCCATTTAGTGTGCGGTATGTGCCTTTGGCGCATTCTATTGCTGAAGGCCATGGCTTGGTAATTAAAACCGAGGTCGGGACGCTATTTCATACTGGCGACTGGAAGCTTGATAAAACCCCTCTTATAGGCCCTGTTTGCCCATCAGACTTGTTGACCGATTTAGGAACTGATGGTGTGCTGGCCCTTATTTGCGATTCGACTAATGTTTTTAATACAAGTGAATCTGGCTCTGAAGCAACGGTCAGAGATAACCTTATTGAGCTTGTCTCTGGCCTGAAGGGCAGGGTTGTTATAACGACTTTTGCTTCTAATGTGGCGCGGATGGATACCATTGGTGCGGTTGCCAAGGCAACAGGGCGCTCGCTGGCGCTTATGGGGCGCTCAATGCAGCGTGTATTAAAAGCAGGCCGTGCTACAGGGTATCTGCAAGATATGCCTAATCTTGTGGGCGAAGAATATATCGACGACCTGCCAGCTGATAAGGTTTTAATTGCATGCACTGGGTGTCAGGGTGAACCAAGAGCTGCCTTGGCGCGAATAGCAAAAGATGATCACCGAAATGTGCGTCTTGCTGCTGGTGATAATGTGATTTTTTCATCGAAAATTATTCCGGGGAATGATTTATCGCTTGGACAGCTGTTTAACCAGCTTGCGGAAAAGAAAATAAATATTATTACAGAAAAAGATGAATTTATTCATGTTTCTGGCCACCCAGGGCAGCCTGAACTAGCGCAGATGTATGAATGGACCAAGCCAATGGCTGTTATTCCGGTGCACGGTGAGGGTCGGCATTTAATGCGCCAAGCAAAGTTTGCAAAAGAAAAAGGTATTAAACACACAATAGTACCGAGAAATGGTGATATTATAGACATATCAACATCAGGCCTTTTGAAGATAGATGAAGTGCCTGTTGGTAGGCTAGTGCTTGATGGTAATAGGGTAATAGATATTGATGATATGGCCATTACGGAACGCAGGCGTGCAGCCAGTAATGGCTTTATTACTGTTAGCTTGGTGTTTGACCGGAAAGATGCGCTGGCAGCAGAGCCTGCTATTGCTATATTAGGTTTGCCGCAGGGTCATGATGATGTTTTTTATGACGGGTTGCTGGCTGAGGTGGAAACTGGCATCGATAGAATGCGGGCAAGAGACAGGCAAGATGATACAAATGTAGAAGAAGTCGTACGTATTGCGGCTCGTCGGTTTTGCCGTAAAGAAATTGGTAAAAACCCCGGGGTTGCAACCCTTATTACACGTTATGAAGATATGGCGATTTAA
- the nuoL gene encoding NADH-quinone oxidoreductase subunit L — MIPKAIVFLPLIGFLIVGILGSKLGDKLSQIITASLVTVAAVFSWVVFADVTMVHNTYDIHILDWVTSGTLSFNWALKIDTLTAVMLVVVNSVSALVHWYSMGYMSEDPNKPRFFAYLSLFTFAMLMLVTSDNLVQMFFGWEGVGLASYLLIGFWYKKPSANAAAIKAFVVNRVGDFGFALGIYAVFVLFGSVEFETIFANAGNYQDATLNFLGHDYHALTVICLLLFVGAMGKSAQLGLHTWLPDAMEGPTPVSALIHAATMVTAGVFLVARFSPVFQYSPDALAVVTVVGAMTAFFAASVGLVQNDIKRVIAYSTCSQLGYMFFALGVGAYGGAIFHLFTHAFFKALLFLGAGSVIHAMHHEQDMRNMGGLYKKIPFTFGVMLVGTLAITGFPFLSGYFSKDMIIEAAYASHSAGSEFAFVMGVTAALMTSFYSWRLIYMTFFGKTRADHHTFDHAHEGPWVMRIPLFLLAVGAVFAGGVFAGEFIGHDKVEFWNNALVVAAGDVMDEAHHVPAAVKFAPFVAMVLGFVLATFFYLRKSDIAERTAETWDGLYKFLLNKWYFDELYNLIFVRPAFWLGRQLWKRGDEQTIDGFGPNGVSHAVAVIATKVRKLQTGYVYHYAFAMIVGLAAVVTWFMVNTGGSH; from the coding sequence GTGATACCTAAGGCAATCGTTTTCCTGCCGCTTATCGGCTTTTTGATCGTCGGAATTCTGGGTAGTAAACTAGGTGACAAGCTTAGCCAGATTATAACAGCGTCACTTGTAACTGTGGCGGCTGTTTTCTCGTGGGTTGTGTTTGCGGATGTCACCATGGTGCATAATACCTATGATATCCACATTCTTGACTGGGTTACATCTGGAACGCTTTCCTTTAACTGGGCTTTGAAAATAGACACGCTTACAGCTGTTATGCTGGTGGTTGTGAATAGTGTATCTGCACTCGTGCACTGGTATTCTATGGGCTATATGAGCGAAGACCCTAATAAACCACGCTTTTTTGCTTACCTGTCCTTGTTTACCTTTGCCATGCTTATGCTGGTAACAAGTGATAACCTTGTGCAGATGTTCTTTGGTTGGGAAGGTGTGGGCCTTGCTTCATATCTGTTGATCGGTTTCTGGTATAAAAAACCAAGTGCTAATGCGGCGGCTATCAAAGCGTTTGTTGTGAACCGTGTTGGTGATTTTGGCTTTGCTCTTGGTATTTATGCGGTGTTTGTGCTGTTTGGCTCGGTTGAGTTTGAAACGATTTTTGCAAATGCAGGGAACTATCAGGACGCGACCCTTAACTTCTTAGGGCATGACTATCACGCCTTGACAGTTATCTGTTTGCTGCTGTTTGTTGGTGCCATGGGTAAATCTGCTCAGCTTGGCCTTCACACATGGCTACCTGACGCAATGGAAGGCCCAACACCTGTTTCTGCTCTTATTCACGCAGCAACAATGGTGACGGCTGGTGTGTTCCTTGTGGCGCGGTTTAGCCCGGTATTCCAGTATTCACCTGATGCACTTGCTGTTGTAACTGTTGTTGGCGCCATGACTGCTTTCTTTGCAGCGAGTGTAGGCCTCGTACAAAACGATATTAAGCGGGTAATTGCTTACTCAACCTGTTCACAGCTTGGCTATATGTTCTTTGCACTTGGTGTTGGAGCTTACGGCGGCGCCATTTTCCACCTGTTTACGCATGCTTTCTTTAAGGCGCTTCTGTTCCTTGGTGCGGGTTCCGTGATCCACGCAATGCACCACGAGCAAGATATGCGTAATATGGGCGGTCTTTACAAAAAGATACCTTTCACATTCGGGGTTATGCTGGTGGGCACACTGGCCATCACAGGATTTCCGTTCCTGTCTGGCTATTTCTCGAAAGACATGATTATTGAAGCTGCTTATGCTTCTCACAGTGCAGGCTCAGAGTTTGCTTTTGTGATGGGTGTGACAGCGGCACTAATGACAAGTTTTTATAGCTGGCGCCTGATTTATATGACCTTCTTTGGTAAAACGCGGGCGGACCATCATACATTTGATCATGCTCATGAAGGCCCTTGGGTTATGCGTATTCCGCTGTTTTTGCTGGCAGTTGGTGCTGTGTTCGCGGGGGGTGTTTTTGCAGGCGAGTTCATTGGTCACGATAAGGTAGAGTTTTGGAACAATGCTCTTGTTGTAGCAGCAGGTGATGTGATGGATGAAGCACACCATGTGCCAGCAGCTGTTAAGTTTGCACCGTTTGTCGCTATGGTTCTTGGCTTTGTACTCGCGACTTTCTTCTATCTCAGAAAAAGCGATATTGCTGAACGTACAGCTGAAACGTGGGACGGTCTTTACAAGTTTCTTCTCAATAAGTGGTACTTTGACGAACTGTATAACCTTATCTTTGTGCGTCCTGCCTTTTGGTTGGGCCGTCAACTCTGGAAACGGGGTGATGAGCAAACCATTGATGGCTTTGGGCCAAACGGTGTTTCGCATGCGGTTGCTGTTATTGCCACAAAGGTAAGAAAACTTCAGACCGGTTATGTATACCATTACGCATTTGCCATGATAGTTGGCTTGGCGGCTGTTGTGACCTGGTTTATGGTCAACACCGGCGGCAGCCACTAA
- a CDS encoding type III pantothenate kinase, with protein MLLTIDAGNTNTVFALIDGDKIKEHWRLSTVDQRTVEEYMVWISHLMTLHGRKPENVTGAIIASVVPQVDRPLVELCKKYFKCDPLIVGSKTVNLGIDIRINNPLEVGADRLVNAVAANAKYGGPLVVVDFGTATNFDVVGTDGAYLGGLICPGINLSLSALHQAAAKLPRIAVAAPTDDRVTGKSTLEAMQFGVFWGYIGMIEGLITRLKKEHSPNLKVIATGGLASIFSDRTDAIDVVSSELTLEGLRIIYEKNK; from the coding sequence ATGTTGCTGACGATTGATGCAGGTAACACAAATACAGTTTTTGCTTTGATTGATGGAGATAAAATTAAGGAGCACTGGCGGCTGTCGACTGTTGATCAGCGAACTGTTGAAGAATATATGGTTTGGATAAGTCATTTGATGACGCTGCATGGAAGAAAGCCTGAAAATGTAACAGGGGCTATTATTGCAAGCGTGGTGCCACAAGTTGACCGACCACTTGTTGAACTGTGCAAAAAATATTTTAAGTGTGATCCGTTAATTGTCGGTAGTAAAACGGTTAATCTAGGTATTGATATCAGGATCAATAACCCTCTTGAAGTGGGTGCTGACCGCCTTGTGAATGCGGTAGCCGCAAACGCTAAATACGGTGGGCCTCTTGTAGTTGTTGATTTTGGTACTGCAACAAATTTTGATGTGGTTGGTACTGACGGCGCTTATCTTGGCGGACTGATTTGCCCGGGAATTAACCTGTCACTTTCGGCTCTGCATCAGGCAGCGGCAAAATTGCCGCGCATCGCCGTTGCCGCGCCAACGGACGATCGTGTAACAGGGAAGTCTACACTGGAAGCCATGCAGTTTGGTGTTTTTTGGGGCTATATTGGGATGATTGAAGGGCTGATAACACGCTTGAAAAAAGAGCACTCTCCCAATTTAAAGGTAATTGCTACAGGGGGCCTTGCCTCTATTTTTTCTGATAGAACCGACGCTATTGATGTGGTGTCGAGTGAATTAACTCTTGAAGGTCTTCGAATTATTTATGAAAAGAACAAGTAA
- the nuoN gene encoding NADH-quinone oxidoreductase subunit NuoN, whose amino-acid sequence MNGELPSLLPILPELILAIGALALLMLGVFQGDKSYNQITNLSVVVLILAAFVMISYVGGDRQETFGGMFVTDAFAVFTKTLVFTGAAVVLLISGTYMKDNNIARFEYPVLVLLATLGMLVMISAGNLMSLYVGLELQSLSLYVLAAMNRDRIRSTEAGLKYFVLGALSSGMLLYGISLIYGFAGTTDFTYLADSLRTGTDAHVGVIIGMVFLMAGLAFKVSAVPFHMWTPDVYEGSPTPVTAFFAAAPKVAALALFVRVMVTAFPGLVVEWQQVIIFISIASMLVGAFIAIVQTNIKRLLAYSSIGHIGYALVGLAAGTQEGIEALLIYIAIYLTMTLGTFAAVLTMRRNESMVEKITDLAGLSRNNLPMALAIAIFMFSLAGIPLLAGFWGKWFVFLAAVQAGLWPLALIGLLSSVVSAYYYLRIVKIMFFDEPAQGFDGGHGKSISVVIGVAALINSPVSYFLLIMPLVAAAGWAARSLIF is encoded by the coding sequence ATGAACGGCGAACTTCCGAGCCTTCTTCCTATATTGCCTGAACTGATATTGGCAATTGGTGCCTTGGCGTTATTGATGCTAGGTGTTTTTCAAGGCGATAAAAGCTATAACCAGATTACAAATCTGTCTGTTGTAGTATTGATCCTCGCGGCTTTTGTGATGATCAGTTATGTAGGCGGTGACCGTCAGGAAACATTTGGTGGCATGTTTGTTACCGATGCCTTTGCTGTTTTCACCAAAACACTGGTGTTTACAGGGGCGGCGGTTGTGCTGCTGATTTCTGGCACATACATGAAAGATAACAATATTGCCCGGTTTGAATATCCGGTGCTGGTACTGCTCGCAACCCTTGGCATGCTTGTTATGATTTCTGCCGGCAACCTGATGAGCCTATACGTGGGCCTTGAGCTGCAGAGCCTATCGCTTTATGTTCTGGCTGCCATGAACCGTGACCGTATTCGCTCAACAGAAGCTGGTCTCAAGTATTTTGTACTGGGCGCGCTTAGTTCGGGTATGCTGCTGTATGGCATTTCCTTGATTTATGGTTTTGCGGGTACAACAGACTTTACCTACCTTGCAGATAGCCTACGGACAGGTACTGATGCCCATGTAGGTGTTATTATTGGCATGGTATTCCTAATGGCAGGTCTGGCATTCAAGGTTTCTGCTGTGCCTTTCCATATGTGGACCCCAGATGTTTACGAAGGCTCGCCGACACCAGTTACAGCATTTTTTGCAGCAGCACCAAAGGTGGCCGCACTAGCATTGTTTGTTCGGGTAATGGTAACAGCATTTCCTGGACTTGTTGTTGAATGGCAGCAGGTTATTATCTTCATTTCCATCGCATCAATGCTGGTTGGGGCGTTTATAGCGATCGTACAAACAAATATTAAACGCCTGCTGGCTTACTCGTCCATTGGTCATATCGGTTATGCTCTTGTGGGCTTGGCGGCCGGTACTCAAGAAGGCATTGAAGCACTTTTAATTTACATTGCGATCTACCTGACAATGACACTTGGTACATTTGCGGCTGTTCTTACTATGCGCCGTAATGAAAGCATGGTTGAGAAGATTACAGATCTTGCAGGTTTGTCGCGTAATAATTTGCCTATGGCACTGGCTATTGCAATCTTCATGTTCTCGCTTGCCGGTATTCCGTTACTTGCTGGTTTTTGGGGTAAGTGGTTTGTTTTCCTTGCTGCCGTTCAGGCTGGTCTATGGCCACTTGCGCTTATCGGTCTGCTATCTAGTGTCGTGAGTGCTTATTATTACTTGCGGATCGTTAAGATCATGTTCTTTGACGAGCCTGCACAAGGTTTTGATGGCGGTCACGGTAAATCAATATCTGTAGTTATTGGTGTTGCGGCGCTTATCAATTCACCAGTAAGTTATTTCCTGCTGATTATGCCACTGGTTGCTGCAGCAGGCTGGGCAGCACGTTCGCTTATTTTCTAG
- a CDS encoding NADH-quinone oxidoreductase subunit M → MFFLENHLLSFMMIMPLIGAGIILLIHHQDKEIEKRNIRSVALFATIVTFIMSLVLWAGFDGSTADFQFVEQYNWVGEDIKYYVGVDGISVLFVVLTAFLMPIVILSSWESIENRVAEYMIAFLVLETLMIGVFTALDIFLFYVFFEGGLIPMYLLIGIWGGVNRVYASFKFFLYTLLGSVLMLVAVLYMYIETGTTDIPALMTQHFDPNVQNWLWLAFFASFAVKMPMWPVHTWLPDAHVQAPTGGSVILAGVLLKMGGYGFLRFSLPMFPEATVHFAWLVFALSVVAIIYTSLVALVQEDIKKLIAYSSVAHMGFVTIGIFLVNTNGVEGAIFTMLSHGIVSGALFLCVGVIYDRLHTREISRYGGLATNMKIYAVLFVLFSMASVGLPGTSGFIGEFLVLNGAYTYNSWIAFGAASGVILGAAYMLYLVRRLIYGELDKDDVKAMPDLSLREKLIFAPLVAVVLWMGIYPNSFLEPIHTSVSSLIETHFSSPAADHAESGMADAVE, encoded by the coding sequence ATGTTTTTTCTAGAAAATCACCTGCTTTCCTTCATGATGATCATGCCGCTTATCGGCGCGGGCATTATTTTGCTCATTCATCATCAAGATAAGGAAATTGAAAAGCGGAATATCCGCTCTGTGGCTCTGTTTGCTACGATTGTTACCTTTATTATGTCGCTGGTATTGTGGGCTGGGTTTGATGGATCAACGGCAGACTTTCAGTTTGTTGAACAGTACAACTGGGTTGGTGAAGACATAAAATACTATGTTGGTGTTGACGGAATTTCGGTTCTGTTTGTGGTGCTGACAGCCTTTTTGATGCCAATCGTTATTCTGTCTAGCTGGGAATCTATCGAGAACCGGGTCGCAGAATATATGATCGCGTTTTTGGTGCTTGAAACACTGATGATCGGCGTGTTTACAGCCCTTGATATCTTCTTGTTTTATGTGTTCTTTGAGGGCGGCCTTATTCCCATGTACCTGCTTATTGGTATTTGGGGTGGTGTTAACCGGGTTTATGCCAGCTTTAAATTCTTTCTATACACGCTCTTGGGCTCGGTTTTAATGCTGGTTGCTGTACTTTATATGTACATTGAAACGGGCACGACTGATATTCCTGCACTAATGACCCAGCATTTTGATCCCAATGTTCAAAACTGGTTATGGCTTGCTTTCTTTGCTTCCTTTGCTGTGAAAATGCCGATGTGGCCTGTGCATACATGGTTGCCGGATGCGCACGTGCAAGCGCCAACAGGTGGCTCGGTTATTCTGGCAGGTGTTCTGTTGAAAATGGGAGGCTATGGCTTCCTGCGCTTCAGCTTGCCTATGTTTCCAGAGGCAACAGTGCACTTTGCATGGCTTGTTTTTGCGCTTTCTGTCGTTGCAATTATTTATACATCACTGGTTGCTCTTGTGCAGGAAGATATTAAAAAGCTGATTGCTTATTCATCTGTTGCTCACATGGGTTTTGTGACAATCGGTATTTTCCTTGTAAACACCAATGGTGTTGAAGGTGCGATTTTCACAATGCTTAGTCATGGTATTGTGTCTGGCGCACTGTTCCTTTGTGTTGGTGTTATTTATGACCGCTTGCACACACGGGAAATTTCCCGGTACGGTGGCTTGGCAACTAACATGAAAATATATGCTGTACTGTTTGTGCTGTTTTCTATGGCCTCTGTTGGCCTGCCCGGCACTAGCGGTTTTATCGGCGAATTTCTCGTGCTGAACGGTGCATACACCTATAATAGCTGGATTGCATTTGGTGCGGCGAGTGGTGTGATACTTGGTGCTGCTTACATGCTCTATCTGGTACGCCGCCTTATATACGGTGAGCTTGATAAAGATGATGTGAAAGCGATGCCTGACCTAAGCTTACGGGAAAAGCTGATATTTGCACCACTGGTTGCAGTTGTGCTGTGGATGGGTATTTACCCCAACAGCTTCCTTGAGCCAATTCACACTTCTGTATCCAGCCTGATTGAAACACACTTTTCTTCACCTGCTGCAGACCATGCCGAAAGCGGCATGGCTGACGCAGTTGAATAA
- a CDS encoding biotin--[acetyl-CoA-carboxylase] ligase translates to MPEGVGARFIPVCDSTNEEAARLASIKSAQPMWIVAGEQSKGRGRSGRNWVSGSGNLYTSLLFAPDLKLSDLAGLPFIISLAIRETFVTLGGLDGDIQCKWPNDILINGKKAAGVLIETSGVVGNTVGHIIVGIGMNLLHSPDTAQFPATNFFAHIGKKVDPREALTVLAANVKKRLDKWRVSDFKPIQQEWTDHAWGIGKPVQVRSIDETFSATLLHLAEDGGLKVKLVNGVERTIYAADIFPGFK, encoded by the coding sequence ATGCCGGAAGGTGTTGGGGCCCGATTTATTCCCGTTTGTGATAGCACAAACGAAGAAGCTGCACGTTTAGCTAGCATAAAGTCTGCGCAGCCTATGTGGATTGTGGCGGGTGAACAAAGCAAGGGGCGAGGCAGAAGTGGTAGAAACTGGGTTTCAGGAAGTGGTAATTTATATACCAGCCTTTTGTTTGCTCCTGACTTAAAGCTTTCTGACCTTGCAGGGTTACCATTCATTATTTCTCTTGCTATCAGGGAAACATTTGTAACCCTAGGTGGGCTGGACGGCGATATTCAGTGTAAGTGGCCGAACGATATATTAATCAATGGTAAAAAAGCCGCAGGTGTTTTGATCGAAACAAGCGGTGTAGTTGGTAATACTGTCGGGCATATTATCGTTGGTATTGGCATGAATTTGTTGCATAGCCCTGACACGGCGCAGTTCCCGGCAACAAACTTTTTTGCCCATATAGGCAAAAAAGTTGATCCGCGTGAAGCGTTAACAGTGCTTGCTGCGAATGTTAAAAAACGCCTTGATAAGTGGCGTGTAAGTGACTTTAAGCCAATACAGCAAGAATGGACAGACCACGCTTGGGGAATTGGCAAACCGGTGCAGGTGCGGTCTATTGACGAGACTTTCAGTGCAACGCTTCTCCACTTAGCCGAGGATGGTGGCCTTAAAGTAAAGTTGGTGAATGGTGTGGAACGCACTATATATGCAGCGGACATTTTTCCGGGATTCAAATAA